The window TCTGGCCGATCGCCTCGCCGGTCGCGAGGCTGTGGGCGTCCGCGCGGTCGGCCGCGCCGTCGGCCGCCGCGAGCATCGCCCGGCGGAGCGACAGCATCCGCGTGTCCCGGGTCGCGTCGACGACCCGCTCGACCAGCGGGCCGCCGTCGACGACGCGCGGGCGGAGGTCCGCCCGTGGAGCCCGCGAAGCGAGGGTCGCAACCGCCGCCAATGCACGAGCGCGGTGGTCCGCGCCGCCGTAGTCGCCGAGGTCGACGTACACCGGCACCGTCGCACAGCCGCGGCGGAGCAGCCGCCACATCGCGACCGGGGAGTCGATGCCGCCGCTGACGAGGACGGCCACGCGGCCCTGCGACCCGACCGGGAGCCCGCCGGGCCCCCGGAACCGCCGGACCGACACGAACGCCTCGGCTTCGCGGACCTCGATCCGATAGGTCCGGTCCGGGTCGTCGAGGTCGACGGCCGCTCCGGTCGTCTCGCCGACGACCCGGCCGGCCTCCCGCTGGAGGTCGCGATTCGAGAAGGGGTGGTCGCCGTCGGCGCCGACGCGGTCGCTGTCGACCGCGTAGGTCTCGTCCGACCCGTGTGAGGCGGCCGCCGCGAGCGAGCGGGCGGCGTCGCCGATCGCGTCCAGCCGCGCCTCGGTCGCGACGGCCGGCCGCGCGAACCCGACCCCGGGAAGGGTCGCCGCAGCCTGGGCCGCGGCCGTCGGTCGACCCGTCCGGACCACGGTCCGCGACCACAGCTGCTCGACCTCGGCGTCGACGTCCGCCTCCCGGAGCGCGGCGGCGACGTCGGCGGCCACGCGGTCGGCCATCCGCGCCCGCACGTCGCTGCTCTTGGCGCCGAAGTCGCCGTGGCCGAGGAGCACCGCGTTCGTCGGGGCCGTAGCGTCTGTACTGGTCGATGACACTGGTCAGGCGTTCGTTCGACGGCGACCTGCATCACCCTGTCGGCGGGCGTCACGGACCGTCGCGATCGCGTCGTCTCATACGGATTACTGTAATCGATTCCCGGTCAGCGCCGAACCGTGCGGTCGCTGACCGGTGATTTGTTACAGTAAACCGTATCAGAAGGTCGACAGTTCGCCGTCGATGACCCGTCGGGTGACGTCGGTCACGTTCGCCAGCCGGTCGTCGATCCGCGCGCGGATCTCCGGCTCGATCGCCTCGAGGTCGACCCCCGGCTCGGTGACGACCTCGGCGCCGGCGACGTGGGGCTGGTCGATCGGCCGGCCGATCTGTGAGAGCAGCCGGACCTGGAGGTCGCGGATGCCGTCGACGTCGGCGGCGACCGTTTCGGCGATGTCGGTCGAAAGCAGGTTGTAGATCTTTCCGATGTGGTTGACCGGGTTCTTCCCGGAGGTCGCCTCCATGCTCATCGGCCGGTTCGGGGTGATGAGCCCGTTGGCGCGGTTTCCGCGCCCCACCGACCCGTCGTCGCCCATCTCCGCGCTGGTGCCCGTGACCGTGAGGTAGATCGACCCCTCGTCGTAGTCGTCGGCGGTGTTGACGTCGACGTGGACCTCGCGGTCGGTCAGCCGTTCGGCGACCCCCTCGACGAACTCCCGGACGCGGTCGACCGCGTCGTCGTAGGCGTCGAGATCCGGGATGTGGGCGTCGATCATCGCGGCGGCGACGGTGATGTCGATCCGGTCACCCTCGCG of the Halobellus ruber genome contains:
- a CDS encoding tRNA sulfurtransferase, yielding MSSTSTDATAPTNAVLLGHGDFGAKSSDVRARMADRVAADVAAALREADVDAEVEQLWSRTVVRTGRPTAAAQAAATLPGVGFARPAVATEARLDAIGDAARSLAAAASHGSDETYAVDSDRVGADGDHPFSNRDLQREAGRVVGETTGAAVDLDDPDRTYRIEVREAEAFVSVRRFRGPGGLPVGSQGRVAVLVSGGIDSPVAMWRLLRRGCATVPVYVDLGDYGGADHRARALAAVATLASRAPRADLRPRVVDGGPLVERVVDATRDTRMLSLRRAMLAAADGAADRADAHSLATGEAIGQKSSQTGANLAATDAAASRPVHRPLLASDKADIVAEARRLGTYDGSTVPVGCERIAPSHPETNATPAAVVDAEPESLLEAAREAGRDAEIVPL